Proteins from one Chloroflexota bacterium genomic window:
- a CDS encoding endo alpha-1,4 polygalactosaminidase: MNDSFITILDIDDNAVRERLKEPSTNLECMFMRCPACDTIVLIDWEEHRMYVDPNNIFDRFIMEPRLDDIACPGCSTMFEPDNFIVADKPEISPWHVPRSLILASDWAWAIYPIRRSLVTSLAAPIKPE, encoded by the coding sequence ATGAACGATAGCTTTATCACCATCTTGGATATCGATGATAATGCAGTACGGGAACGACTCAAGGAGCCATCGACCAATCTCGAATGTATGTTTATGCGCTGCCCCGCCTGCGATACAATTGTGCTGATCGATTGGGAAGAACATCGCATGTATGTTGATCCTAATAATATTTTTGATCGCTTTATTATGGAACCAAGGCTCGATGATATTGCCTGCCCTGGCTGTAGCACCATGTTTGAGCCTGATAACTTTATTGTCGCGGATAAACCAGAGATCAGTCCATGGCATGTTCCTCGAAGCTTAATTCTCGCAAGTGACTGGGCATGGGCGATATATCCCATTCGGCGCAGTTTGGTAACCAGCCTCGCGGCCCCAATCAAACCTGAATGA
- a CDS encoding GDP-mannose 4,6-dehydratase: MRVLITGITGPVGSFLADYLLTLPDLEIHALKRWRSDPRPIEHLQGKVTFHEGDIEDAFAMATLLRRVQPERIFHLAAQSYPSASWDAPVTTLRANTEGTLNILEAVRVTVPQARLHIACTSAQYGIVNPADVPIKESHPLRPGSPYGVSKAAAEMLGLQYHQSYGLHVVVTRSFNHVGPRQGDRCSIQTFCQQMAAIEAGQSEPVIHVGNLEPQRDFSHFSDVARALWLLLEKAPAGEVYNLCSGVATRIGDIVELVRRFGRVPIEVRLDPSRLRPVDEPILQGDNSKLRQATGWEPQIGMAQIVQEVLDFWRERYGIL; encoded by the coding sequence ATGCGTGTTTTGATTACTGGCATTACTGGGCCAGTTGGTAGTTTTCTCGCCGATTACCTGCTAACCTTGCCTGATCTCGAAATTCATGCGCTCAAGCGTTGGCGATCCGACCCACGACCAATTGAGCATTTGCAAGGTAAAGTAACCTTCCACGAAGGCGATATTGAAGATGCTTTTGCAATGGCGACGTTGCTGCGGCGTGTGCAGCCAGAGCGCATTTTTCACCTTGCAGCTCAAAGCTACCCGAGCGCCTCATGGGATGCTCCAGTTACCACTTTACGCGCCAACACCGAAGGAACCTTGAATATTTTAGAGGCGGTACGAGTTACCGTGCCCCAAGCCCGTTTGCATATCGCCTGCACCAGCGCCCAGTATGGCATCGTTAATCCGGCTGATGTGCCGATTAAGGAGAGCCATCCCTTGCGCCCAGGTAGCCCATATGGCGTGAGCAAGGCTGCTGCCGAAATGTTGGGCTTGCAATATCATCAATCATATGGCTTGCATGTCGTAGTTACCCGCTCGTTTAATCATGTTGGGCCACGCCAAGGCGATCGCTGCTCGATTCAAACATTTTGCCAGCAGATGGCGGCAATTGAAGCAGGCCAGAGCGAGCCAGTGATCCATGTTGGTAATTTGGAGCCACAGCGCGATTTCAGCCATTTCAGCGATGTGGCCCGCGCCTTGTGGCTACTGCTCGAAAAAGCTCCTGCTGGCGAGGTTTACAATCTTTGTTCGGGCGTGGCTACCCGCATTGGCGATATTGTAGAGTTGGTGCGGCGTTTTGGGCGTGTGCCTATCGAAGTTAGGCTCGACCCAAGCCGTTTGCGCCCAGTCGATGAGCCAATTTTGCAAGGCGATAATAGCAAATTGCGCCAAGCTACTGGCTGGGAGCCACAAATTGGCATGGCGCAAATTGTGCAAGAAGTGCTGGATTTCTGGCGTGAACGCTACGGTATTTTGTAG
- the mqnC gene encoding dehypoxanthine futalosine cyclase, which translates to MNVQSLLEKAVNGERLSAEEGLFLYREADLLDLGMAADAIRQRLVPGNLVTYLVDRNVNYSNVCTTNCQFCGFYRPLGHPESYVQTYEEIGARLAELVEYGGTRVLMQGGHHPELRLSWYTGLLSYLREHYPSIELDCFSPSEIDNLAKVENMSIREVLVALKAAGLAGVPGGGAEILDDEVRQRVSPLKQDAAGWLEVQGTAQSLGMATTATMVIGFGESLEQRMNHLIKLRDLQDVSLREYNNGFIAFISWTVQKSELTSLGRSKFSDDYGATAAEYLRHTALARIMLDNFNHIQASWVTQGPKIGQVSLKFGIDDFGSTMLEENVVSNAAHDTYQCMGEREIHGFIRDAGFIPAKRDTHYNLIQAFEDPKDSESVPSMGIKQPRQAKQVEIPLMVK; encoded by the coding sequence ATGAATGTACAATCGCTTCTTGAAAAAGCAGTCAATGGTGAGCGTCTTTCGGCTGAGGAAGGGCTGTTTTTGTATCGTGAAGCTGACCTGCTGGATTTAGGCATGGCTGCTGATGCGATTCGCCAACGGCTTGTGCCTGGAAACTTAGTGACGTATCTTGTTGATCGCAACGTCAATTATAGTAATGTTTGCACCACCAATTGCCAATTCTGTGGTTTTTATCGCCCATTGGGCCACCCGGAATCCTATGTGCAAACCTACGAAGAAATTGGTGCTCGCTTAGCCGAGCTTGTCGAATATGGCGGAACCCGCGTGCTGATGCAGGGTGGCCATCATCCTGAATTGCGGCTGTCGTGGTATACCGGCTTGCTGAGCTATTTGCGCGAACATTATCCCAGCATCGAGCTTGATTGTTTCTCGCCTTCAGAAATCGATAATCTGGCCAAGGTTGAGAACATGAGCATTCGTGAGGTACTGGTTGCGCTGAAAGCAGCTGGCTTGGCTGGCGTGCCTGGCGGCGGCGCTGAAATTCTCGATGATGAAGTGCGCCAACGGGTTAGCCCACTCAAGCAAGATGCCGCTGGTTGGCTCGAAGTTCAGGGCACGGCTCAATCGCTGGGCATGGCTACCACCGCTACGATGGTGATTGGCTTCGGCGAGTCGCTTGAACAACGCATGAATCACCTGATCAAATTGCGTGATTTGCAGGATGTTTCGTTGCGCGAGTATAACAATGGCTTTATTGCCTTTATTTCGTGGACTGTACAGAAATCGGAGTTGACCTCGTTGGGTCGCTCGAAGTTCTCGGACGACTACGGGGCAACTGCTGCCGAATATTTGCGCCATACCGCACTTGCCCGAATTATGCTCGATAACTTTAATCATATTCAGGCTTCATGGGTGACCCAAGGGCCAAAGATTGGTCAAGTTTCGCTTAAGTTTGGCATCGATGATTTTGGCTCGACCATGCTTGAAGAAAATGTGGTTTCCAATGCTGCCCACGACACCTACCAATGTATGGGCGAACGCGAAATCCACGGCTTTATTCGTGATGCTGGCTTTATTCCAGCCAAACGTGATACCCACTACAATTTGATTCAAGCTTTTGAAGACCCCAAAGATAGCGAAAGCGTGCCATCAATGGGCATCAAACAGCCACGTCAAGCCAAGCAGGTCGAAATTCCATTAATGGTTAAATAG
- a CDS encoding ABC transporter ATP-binding protein produces the protein MLHMQGIRKQFEQTTVLRDIELTINRGEILALLGPSGCGKSTLLRIIAGLESADQGQLLLHGQPLNPIPIHRRNFGLMFQDWALFPHRNVGENIEFGLRMEGMAKLQRQQRVAEMLELVGLIGYQQRSVLELSGGERQRVALARSLAPRPQLLMLDEPLGSLDRTLRERLTEELRQIIKAAEVTAIYVTHDQNEAFVVADRLAVMNAGQIVQLDTPQAIYQQPKTAFVARFLSLTNLLPIVKQTSLSPELQRVETNLGQFEIQSSQTQAAYLLIRPEAAQLAPNATASYRGQVVGQSFRGSHQRIEWRYAHGELQLDLPSNYQLDQGQNLDLTFDAQQLSLVQSDH, from the coding sequence ATGTTGCACATGCAAGGCATTCGTAAGCAGTTTGAACAAACAACTGTTTTACGTGATATTGAACTAACGATCAATCGTGGTGAAATTTTGGCCTTGCTTGGCCCCAGCGGTTGTGGTAAATCGACCCTCTTGCGCATTATTGCTGGCCTTGAATCTGCTGATCAAGGCCAGTTGTTGTTGCATGGCCAACCGCTTAATCCAATTCCAATTCATCGGCGTAATTTTGGCTTGATGTTCCAAGATTGGGCGCTGTTTCCGCATCGTAATGTTGGCGAGAACATTGAATTTGGCCTGCGCATGGAAGGCATGGCCAAACTTCAGCGCCAACAGCGGGTCGCCGAAATGCTTGAATTGGTTGGATTGATTGGCTATCAACAACGCTCAGTGCTCGAATTATCGGGTGGCGAGCGCCAGCGGGTGGCCTTGGCGCGTTCGTTAGCGCCGCGCCCACAATTATTGATGCTCGATGAACCATTGGGATCGTTGGATCGGACGTTGCGCGAACGCTTAACTGAGGAATTGCGCCAGATTATCAAAGCAGCTGAAGTGACAGCGATCTATGTTACGCACGATCAAAACGAGGCGTTTGTGGTAGCTGATCGCTTGGCCGTGATGAATGCAGGCCAAATTGTGCAACTGGATACGCCCCAAGCGATCTATCAACAGCCCAAAACTGCCTTTGTAGCGCGATTTTTGAGCTTGACCAATTTATTACCAATTGTGAAGCAAACCAGCCTTAGCCCTGAGTTACAGCGCGTCGAAACCAATTTAGGCCAATTTGAAATTCAAAGCTCGCAAACCCAAGCAGCCTATTTGCTGATTCGGCCTGAGGCCGCCCAGCTAGCACCAAACGCAACGGCCAGCTATCGCGGCCAAGTGGTTGGCCAAAGTTTTCGTGGTAGCCATCAACGGATTGAATGGCGCTATGCGCATGGCGAATTGCAACTCGATCTACCGAGCAACTATCAGCTCGATCAAGGCCAAAACCTCGACCTAACATTTGATGCCCAGCAACTTAGTCTCGTGCAGAGCGACCACTGA
- a CDS encoding ATP-binding cassette domain-containing protein, with protein sequence MFTCRHISKQFGTLPVIDEVSFDLAPGEVVGLTGQSGAGKSVLVRLLAGLEKPDTGVISTRGQLINSTQSAFRAGLAVIHQQPVLVEHLDVASAIFLGHEVGRGWLGWLSLPNQRHHDTMARQILAQLGLELPSLRTLVRNLSSEQRQMLAIAQVLIRKPQVVIIDEPTPLLRYEYQQTLLELIREWQAQGVAVLFSSQNLDHLFAVSNRILVLRRGRFVFEAATEKTTREEVVRAQIGARDQQHLTPIIWALENYHRASQQAEALRQSQSSLEHDLASQNQLNRQLIGQLDQQVSNLDRANAALQEAQRRLLSEREGERKVLARELHDQVIQDLVSLNYDIDNLRSQIDDPDQASLGLDDLRDNIRQLVSTVRAICGNLRPPTIDSLGVNAAIQSFVRDWSSRSGIEVQLDLDDDLERLPEMLEISAFRMIQEGLSNVRKHAQATKVGISLRTTARRTLLLTIADNGRGLQAEINLAALANAGHYGLLGMSERVALVGGRFRVHNRAGGGLILEIEIPYQPL encoded by the coding sequence ATGTTTACCTGCCGCCATATTTCCAAGCAATTTGGTACGCTGCCCGTAATCGATGAGGTCAGCTTTGATCTTGCGCCTGGTGAGGTGGTAGGCCTGACTGGCCAAAGTGGCGCTGGTAAATCGGTGTTGGTGCGTTTATTGGCGGGCTTGGAAAAACCCGATACTGGGGTGATTTCGACCCGTGGCCAATTAATTAACTCGACCCAAAGTGCCTTTCGAGCTGGATTGGCAGTTATCCATCAGCAGCCAGTGTTGGTTGAACATTTGGATGTGGCGAGTGCGATTTTTTTGGGGCACGAGGTTGGGCGGGGTTGGCTCGGCTGGTTATCGTTGCCCAATCAGCGCCATCACGACACCATGGCGCGGCAAATTTTGGCCCAACTTGGTTTAGAGTTGCCCTCGCTGCGCACCTTGGTTCGTAATTTATCGAGCGAACAACGTCAGATGCTGGCGATTGCTCAGGTACTGATCCGCAAGCCGCAAGTTGTGATTATCGATGAGCCAACGCCATTGCTGCGCTATGAGTATCAACAAACGCTGCTCGAATTGATTCGCGAATGGCAAGCGCAAGGTGTGGCGGTGCTATTTAGCAGCCAAAATCTTGATCATCTCTTTGCGGTGAGTAATCGGATTTTGGTGTTGCGACGCGGGCGCTTTGTGTTCGAGGCGGCCACCGAAAAAACGACTCGCGAGGAAGTGGTACGGGCGCAAATAGGGGCGCGAGATCAGCAACATCTCACACCAATTATTTGGGCCTTGGAAAATTACCATCGAGCCAGCCAACAAGCTGAGGCCTTGCGCCAAAGCCAATCTAGCCTAGAGCACGATTTAGCCAGCCAGAATCAGCTTAATCGCCAATTGATTGGTCAACTCGATCAACAGGTTAGTAATCTTGATCGTGCCAACGCGGCCTTGCAAGAAGCCCAACGCCGTTTACTTTCTGAGCGTGAAGGTGAGCGCAAAGTGCTGGCCCGTGAGTTGCACGATCAAGTAATTCAAGATTTGGTGAGCCTCAATTATGATATTGATAATTTGCGCAGCCAAATTGACGACCCTGATCAAGCTAGCCTTGGGCTTGACGATTTGCGCGATAATATTCGCCAACTGGTGAGTACGGTACGGGCAATTTGTGGTAATTTGCGCCCGCCAACCATCGATAGCCTTGGGGTCAATGCCGCAATTCAATCGTTTGTGCGCGATTGGAGCAGCCGCAGTGGCATCGAAGTCCAACTTGATCTCGACGACGATTTAGAGCGTTTGCCCGAAATGCTCGAAATTTCGGCCTTTCGCATGATTCAAGAGGGCTTGAGTAATGTGCGTAAACATGCCCAAGCCACCAAGGTTGGCATTAGCCTGCGTACCACCGCCCGCCGCACCCTGCTCTTGACGATTGCCGACAATGGGCGCGGCTTGCAAGCTGAGATCAATCTGGCAGCACTGGCGAATGCTGGCCACTATGGGTTGCTGGGCATGAGCGAACGGGTGGCGCTGGTTGGCGGGCGTTTCCGCGTTCACAATCGGGCTGGCGGTGGCCTCATCCTCGAAATCGAAATTCCCTACCAACCACTTTAA
- the rnhA gene encoding ribonuclease HI has translation MAKRKFYAVVKGRQPGIYNEWFGNDGAEAQVKGIDQAVFKGFASFADAEAWYRERAGRAPQRIPQNVDLTPVSLTIDPQTALAEGKVVLFSDGGSDGNPGPGGYGVVLRSGSEMRELTGGFARTTNNRMELMGVITGLQALNQPSKVVVYSDSAYVINGMHKGWAERWSKNGWRTTTGPVKNPDLWQQLLELAQGHTIEWVQVPGHAGVKDNERCDRLAVQAAHQPNLPSDQGYRD, from the coding sequence ATGGCAAAACGTAAATTTTATGCGGTGGTCAAGGGTCGCCAACCTGGCATTTACAATGAGTGGTTTGGCAACGATGGTGCTGAAGCTCAAGTCAAGGGTATCGATCAGGCGGTTTTTAAGGGGTTTGCCAGCTTTGCTGATGCCGAAGCATGGTATCGCGAACGGGCTGGCCGTGCGCCCCAACGCATTCCCCAAAACGTTGATCTCACTCCAGTCAGTTTGACGATCGATCCCCAAACTGCCTTGGCTGAGGGTAAAGTAGTGTTGTTTAGCGATGGTGGCAGTGATGGCAACCCAGGCCCAGGCGGTTATGGCGTGGTGCTACGTTCTGGCTCAGAGATGCGCGAATTAACGGGTGGCTTTGCCCGTACCACCAACAACCGCATGGAGTTGATGGGAGTGATTACAGGGCTGCAAGCCTTGAATCAGCCGAGCAAAGTGGTGGTTTATAGCGATTCGGCCTATGTGATCAATGGCATGCACAAAGGTTGGGCCGAGCGTTGGAGCAAAAATGGCTGGCGCACGACGACTGGCCCAGTCAAAAATCCTGATCTTTGGCAACAATTGTTGGAGCTAGCCCAAGGCCACACGATTGAATGGGTGCAAGTGCCTGGCCATGCTGGAGTCAAGGATAACGAGCGTTGCGATCGCTTGGCGGTGCAGGCAGCTCATCAGCCCAATTTGCCCAGCGATCAAGGCTATCGCGATTAA
- a CDS encoding cyclic nucleotide-binding domain-containing protein: MALQPDSSEQPTPAEIAQRLADVPLFEQMRPDDLAFLADHATIQQLEPAVVLSAQQASENDLYVVVRGHLEVWLDPSSIGAEGPERKLATLFADEIAGELALVDGGVRSARLQAGDAGVRVICISQAAILNRCEQDPIFGYRLMRNLAAMLALRARLTALSAQTNIA; this comes from the coding sequence ATGGCATTGCAGCCAGATTCATCTGAGCAACCGACCCCAGCCGAAATCGCCCAACGTTTGGCCGATGTTCCATTATTTGAACAAATGCGACCCGACGATTTAGCATTCTTGGCTGATCACGCCACAATTCAGCAACTTGAGCCAGCGGTGGTGCTTTCAGCTCAACAAGCCAGCGAAAACGATCTGTATGTGGTGGTGCGCGGCCATTTGGAAGTGTGGCTCGACCCAAGCAGCATCGGAGCCGAAGGGCCAGAGCGCAAACTTGCCACGTTATTTGCCGACGAAATTGCTGGGGAATTGGCCTTGGTCGATGGCGGTGTGCGTTCGGCACGACTCCAAGCAGGCGATGCAGGTGTGCGGGTGATTTGCATTTCGCAGGCTGCAATTCTCAATCGTTGTGAGCAAGATCCAATTTTTGGTTATCGTTTGATGCGCAATTTGGCAGCGATGTTGGCCTTACGCGCCCGCCTGACTGCTTTGAGTGCTCAAACCAATATTGCCTAG
- a CDS encoding helix-turn-helix domain-containing protein, with protein sequence MPAVTLESFSTFGALLHFLRRRARLTQRDLAIATGYSEAHISRLENDQRLPDLTTLVALMVPALDLSDDPASVARLLELAAAARGESLVGTSVTVTKKIEQQQQTELGLLDLPPPLPPFLIERHATKQVQQRLANERCLCVNGLAGVGKTVIASQIAQSWGERCFWLSFTPTISLSSEILIRQLALFLLSHGDEQVEPLLHFPRDGEAGLSFERQLGLLINGLQHIPALLCFDNAQLLIDQPQLRLIIEQLAQKTTSQILVLSREQFNLQGFGYWSLHGFELAEAQRLLKHYGAQLSPSHSQQLIERSQANPALLRLTIGLLGDRGADEALMQHLIDEPHIASFVLDQMLDQLPSSSERLLALLAVAAQPLNLHAEWPMECSFAVDGPYQWQQAMSDLTRRQLIDAPSHAAVLPLAQEYIYAQLRSQPSRRKALHQQLARVFEAQRIDPIRAAQHYLAAGDVPAALNSLQQQLDPLMNQGLSSAAAAILQSIRPTIEQQHPELLFPWLQSYGEFLMATSQASEAEAMYREALALAWQPNQRAHLVWRLTGAMLHRNQAAAAQSLLEQTIATLDSREVRLHGLLQMALSKAILMQSQFALARQAAEQAIALTSHLDPEAIMTIAEIRARAGGTLAIVQQYTGEVDASIQTWLDVIAQTRIARLERVRPRAFVNLANLYYTKGDLNRAEATIDEAVTGLRRIGDVYAQARMQHTQAIIQMMRGQPQVALQTLEQACAIKQQIDDQQGWYNSRNQIAMTLLALGQTEQAEAIAQNLLHMLGEGGEPFFRGVILDTLAMGQLLRGDLRAARQSLDRIAAMPIAQSNNLLRMAWERRSVLLMLLTEGAEHARTVFSHSLPLAGNGEIALDHACLDALITQAAGDELAAQRQWQQLAQRAASNGYEYYRIVAEAQLQAPSHASLQQRVLQMHQPFAPDCWYQSALAHAVND encoded by the coding sequence ATGCCAGCAGTTACCCTCGAATCTTTCAGCACGTTTGGAGCGCTGCTGCATTTTCTGCGGCGCAGAGCACGCCTAACCCAGCGCGATTTAGCAATCGCCACAGGCTATAGCGAGGCTCATATCTCGCGCTTGGAAAATGATCAGCGTTTGCCCGACCTAACGACCTTGGTAGCATTAATGGTTCCAGCGCTCGATCTCAGTGACGATCCCGCAAGCGTTGCCCGCTTGTTGGAGCTAGCAGCGGCGGCTCGTGGCGAATCGTTGGTTGGCACGAGCGTCACGGTCACCAAAAAAATTGAGCAGCAGCAACAGACTGAACTTGGCCTGCTGGATTTACCCCCGCCCTTGCCCCCATTTTTAATCGAACGCCACGCCACCAAGCAAGTCCAACAACGCTTAGCTAACGAACGCTGTTTGTGCGTCAATGGGCTAGCGGGAGTTGGCAAAACCGTGATCGCCAGCCAAATTGCCCAAAGTTGGGGGGAACGCTGTTTTTGGCTGAGTTTTACGCCCACGATTAGCCTTTCGAGCGAAATCTTAATTCGCCAGTTAGCACTATTTTTGCTGAGCCACGGCGATGAGCAGGTTGAGCCGTTATTGCACTTCCCGCGTGATGGCGAAGCTGGCCTAAGTTTTGAACGCCAGCTGGGCTTGTTGATCAACGGTTTGCAGCACATTCCGGCTCTGCTGTGTTTTGATAATGCCCAACTGCTGATCGATCAACCGCAACTGCGTTTGATTATTGAACAGCTAGCTCAAAAAACCACTAGCCAAATCCTGGTACTCAGCCGCGAACAATTCAATTTGCAAGGCTTTGGTTATTGGTCATTGCATGGATTTGAGCTAGCTGAAGCCCAACGTTTGCTCAAACATTACGGGGCACAACTTAGCCCAAGCCACAGCCAACAATTGATCGAACGCAGCCAAGCGAATCCGGCCTTGTTGCGTTTAACGATTGGCTTATTGGGTGATCGCGGGGCAGATGAAGCCTTGATGCAGCATTTGATCGACGAGCCACATATCGCCAGTTTTGTGCTTGACCAGATGCTTGATCAATTGCCGAGCAGTAGCGAACGCTTGCTAGCCCTGTTGGCGGTTGCCGCTCAACCACTTAATTTGCATGCTGAATGGCCGATGGAATGCAGTTTTGCGGTCGATGGCCCGTATCAATGGCAACAGGCAATGAGCGATTTGACCCGCCGCCAGTTGATTGATGCTCCCAGTCATGCCGCTGTATTGCCGCTGGCGCAAGAATATATTTATGCCCAACTACGCAGCCAGCCAAGCCGCCGCAAAGCACTGCACCAGCAACTCGCGAGAGTTTTCGAAGCTCAACGAATTGACCCAATTCGCGCAGCCCAGCATTATCTCGCGGCGGGCGACGTGCCTGCTGCACTCAACAGCCTGCAACAACAGCTTGATCCCTTGATGAATCAGGGTTTATCCAGCGCGGCGGCGGCAATTTTGCAAAGCATTCGCCCAACAATCGAGCAACAACATCCTGAGTTGCTGTTTCCGTGGTTGCAAAGTTATGGTGAATTTTTGATGGCTACCAGCCAAGCCAGCGAAGCCGAAGCCATGTATCGTGAAGCCTTAGCTTTGGCTTGGCAACCAAATCAACGGGCGCATTTGGTTTGGCGCTTAACTGGGGCCATGTTGCATCGCAATCAAGCTGCTGCCGCTCAAAGCTTGCTCGAACAAACCATCGCCACGTTGGATTCGCGTGAGGTGCGCTTGCATGGCTTGTTGCAAATGGCGCTGAGCAAAGCAATTTTAATGCAATCGCAATTTGCGTTGGCTCGCCAAGCCGCCGAACAGGCGATTGCCCTGACCAGCCATCTTGATCCTGAGGCGATTATGACGATTGCTGAAATTCGGGCGCGAGCTGGCGGAACCTTGGCAATTGTCCAGCAATATACTGGTGAAGTCGATGCCAGCATTCAAACATGGCTCGATGTGATTGCTCAAACCCGCATTGCTCGCTTGGAACGGGTGCGACCACGGGCTTTTGTGAATTTGGCTAATCTCTATTATACCAAAGGCGATTTAAACCGCGCCGAAGCCACGATTGACGAAGCGGTTACAGGCTTGCGCCGGATTGGCGATGTCTATGCCCAAGCGCGGATGCAGCACACCCAAGCAATTATTCAAATGATGCGTGGCCAGCCCCAAGTGGCGTTGCAAACCCTCGAACAAGCCTGCGCGATCAAACAACAGATCGACGATCAGCAAGGTTGGTACAATTCGCGCAACCAAATTGCCATGACCTTATTGGCGTTGGGCCAAACCGAGCAAGCCGAAGCCATCGCCCAAAATCTATTGCATATGCTCGGTGAGGGTGGCGAGCCATTTTTCCGTGGCGTAATTTTGGATACTTTGGCGATGGGGCAGTTATTGCGTGGCGATCTACGGGCGGCGCGGCAAAGCCTTGATCGGATTGCAGCCATGCCAATTGCCCAGAGCAACAATTTATTACGCATGGCTTGGGAGCGGCGTTCGGTCTTGTTGATGTTGCTAACCGAGGGAGCCGAACATGCCCGCACGGTGTTTAGCCATAGTTTGCCGCTCGCAGGCAACGGCGAAATTGCCCTCGATCATGCATGCCTTGATGCCTTGATTACTCAGGCTGCTGGTGATGAGCTAGCTGCCCAACGCCAATGGCAACAATTGGCTCAAAGGGCGGCCAGCAATGGCTACGAATATTATCGGATTGTGGCCGAAGCGCAGTTGCAAGCACCCAGCCATGCTAGTTTGCAACAACGTGTGCTACAAATGCACCAACCATTCGCGCCAGATTGTTGGTATCAGTCAGCTTTGGCGCACGCGGTGAATGATTAA
- a CDS encoding class I mannose-6-phosphate isomerase gives MEAKTLPPIQLEARYDSRVWGGNRLAQWLNLPAAPSPLGEIWLVYAENIIAAGPLQGQTLAAAAERYGALLLGSVPFERSGSQFPLLAKFIDAADHLSVQVHPDDAYAHKVEAATGFNGKTEAWYLLQTEANAQLIHGFKRQTSREECSELIGNDRLPELLRYVPAHAGTTIFVPAGTIHAINAGVMLFEIQQTSDLTYRIYDYGRPREMHIERALDVLDYAASAPAETSPTRLDSRRTLLVKCRYFAMERWQLHGRVDSATLPTSFEIITVIDGSATLRSFHGVWELTLGTTLVLPASLGAYTYEVANSVTLLRCYVPTEEL, from the coding sequence ATGGAAGCGAAAACCTTACCACCCATCCAACTCGAAGCTCGCTACGATAGCCGTGTTTGGGGCGGCAATCGCCTTGCTCAATGGCTGAACTTGCCCGCTGCCCCTAGCCCACTGGGCGAGATTTGGCTGGTCTATGCCGAAAATATCATCGCCGCTGGCCCATTACAAGGCCAAACTTTAGCCGCCGCCGCCGAACGCTATGGAGCATTATTGCTTGGCAGCGTGCCATTTGAGCGCTCAGGCAGCCAATTTCCCTTGTTGGCTAAATTTATTGATGCCGCCGATCATCTGTCGGTGCAAGTGCATCCCGACGATGCGTATGCCCACAAGGTCGAGGCTGCTACTGGTTTCAATGGCAAAACCGAAGCATGGTATTTGCTGCAAACTGAAGCCAATGCCCAATTGATTCATGGCTTCAAGCGTCAAACTAGCCGCGAAGAATGTAGCGAATTGATTGGCAACGATCGCTTGCCCGAACTGCTGCGTTATGTACCCGCCCACGCTGGAACGACAATTTTCGTGCCTGCTGGCACGATCCACGCGATTAACGCTGGCGTGATGCTGTTTGAAATTCAGCAAACCTCCGATCTGACCTATCGGATTTATGATTATGGTCGGCCTCGCGAGATGCACATCGAACGAGCCTTGGATGTGCTGGATTATGCGGCATCGGCTCCGGCTGAAACCTCGCCAACGCGGCTTGATTCACGTCGAACGTTGCTGGTCAAGTGTCGTTATTTCGCCATGGAGCGTTGGCAATTGCATGGCCGCGTCGATTCGGCAACCTTGCCCACCAGCTTTGAAATTATCACGGTGATCGATGGCTCGGCCACCTTGCGCTCATTCCATGGCGTTTGGGAATTGACGCTAGGCACGACCTTGGTTCTGCCAGCAAGTTTGGGCGCGTATACCTACGAAGTTGCCAACTCGGTAACCCTGCTGCGCTGCTATGTACCTACTGAGGAACTCTAA